In a single window of the Anaplasma platys genome:
- the rpmB gene encoding 50S ribosomal protein L28, with amino-acid sequence MSRVCDITGTSKSFGNNVSHSNRKTKRSYLVNLHNVTLVSEVLGRKFRVKVASRTLRTIDYKGGLDLYLLNTASRKLTEEAQKIKRKIKAAIAAGKSKQCGSL; translated from the coding sequence GTGAGTAGGGTTTGTGATATTACGGGGACTTCGAAGTCATTTGGTAACAATGTTTCCCACTCCAACAGGAAGACTAAGAGAAGTTACCTTGTAAATCTGCATAACGTTACTTTGGTTAGCGAAGTCCTTGGGAGAAAGTTTAGAGTAAAAGTGGCGAGTCGCACGCTTCGCACTATCGACTATAAAGGGGGATTGGACCTCTATTTGTTGAACACTGCTTCTAGAAAGTTGACAGAGGAAGCTCAGAAGATAAAGAGAAAAATCAAGGCTGCTATCGCGGCTGGAAAATCAAAGCAGTGTGGTTCCCTATAG